One Microbacterium esteraromaticum genomic window carries:
- a CDS encoding acyltransferase family protein, whose protein sequence is MTSRSGAIDAVRLLGCVAIVAGHVWTRDATAEILYTWHVPLFFFLAGWFWTPQRSMRTELSKRWRTLGKPYVAWVLLLSLTTCLLIVANRAEPDRLLGGLWGGSAALQPFTTIWFVSVLFFTAVLYRAISPLPAGWQWGLGIAGALLGALFGPQLAATPLSAGSAIGCLIYLLAGTALNRPGMNRRWLAATVVLAVSAVLIATGISRSMDVKFGDYGTPLLSSAVAVGISYALVVFSTIVFDRLEAAAPTASALARTALVIVLLHPLLLYVPGPDALRLAIGVLVPVIVGLLCLASPASEWLTGQPRRPRVRATASDRGECRAPGDPSSTRASRDT, encoded by the coding sequence ATGACATCCCGTTCCGGCGCGATCGACGCTGTTCGTCTGCTCGGCTGCGTGGCCATCGTCGCAGGCCATGTGTGGACGCGCGATGCCACCGCTGAGATCCTCTACACCTGGCACGTGCCCCTGTTCTTCTTCCTGGCGGGCTGGTTCTGGACGCCGCAACGCTCGATGCGCACCGAGCTCTCGAAGCGCTGGCGCACGCTTGGCAAGCCGTACGTCGCATGGGTCCTTCTGCTCTCGCTGACGACCTGTCTTCTCATCGTCGCGAACCGTGCAGAACCCGACCGCCTGCTCGGCGGATTGTGGGGAGGATCGGCTGCTCTGCAGCCGTTCACCACCATCTGGTTCGTGTCCGTCCTGTTCTTCACAGCAGTGCTGTACCGCGCGATCTCACCGCTCCCCGCCGGGTGGCAGTGGGGGCTCGGCATCGCCGGCGCGCTGCTCGGCGCGCTGTTCGGCCCGCAACTCGCTGCGACCCCGCTGTCTGCCGGTTCGGCGATCGGGTGCCTCATCTACCTGCTCGCCGGCACAGCGCTCAACCGCCCAGGCATGAACCGGCGCTGGCTCGCGGCGACTGTCGTGCTCGCCGTCTCGGCGGTGCTGATCGCCACCGGCATCTCTCGATCGATGGACGTCAAGTTCGGCGATTACGGAACACCGCTGCTGTCCTCGGCCGTCGCAGTCGGCATCTCGTACGCCCTGGTGGTGTTCTCGACGATCGTCTTCGACAGGCTCGAGGCCGCAGCGCCCACGGCGTCCGCCCTCGCTCGCACGGCGCTGGTGATCGTCCTCCTGCATCCGCTGCTGCTGTACGTGCCCGGCCCTGACGCCCTCAGACTGGCCATCGGCGTGCTCGTCCCCGTCATCGTCGGACTCCTGTGCCTCGCTTCACCCGCATCCGAGTGGCTGACCGGCCAACCCAGACGCCCTCGCGTCCGGGCAACCGCGAGCGACCGGGGCGAGTGCCGGGCGCCGGGCGATCCGTCGTCGACTCGCGCGAGTCGCGACACGTAG
- a CDS encoding tyrosine-type recombinase/integrase, translating to MSAYLDWMRAARKSEGTIYQHSYQLRRFAHTTGASPTPASLEQLAGYLASLDHLGASARRTARQALRGFYAWGELVRGWDNPARHLPPIKAPRGVARPAPEHSVRVGLSTSDERVRLMIRLAVSAGLRCREICQVRTSDVVRDLVGWSLIVHGKGDKQRLVPLSDALAHELTALPAGYLFPGRISGHLSPSRVSELISDALPPGVTAHQLRHRYGTRAYNLGGKDLRAVQTLLGHAYSTTTEIYVGVEDDAIRRAATAAAGF from the coding sequence TTGAGCGCATACCTCGACTGGATGCGTGCTGCGAGGAAGTCTGAGGGGACGATCTACCAGCACTCCTACCAGCTGCGGCGATTCGCCCACACCACGGGCGCGTCGCCCACGCCAGCATCCCTTGAGCAGCTCGCCGGCTATCTGGCGTCGCTCGATCATCTCGGCGCGTCAGCGCGCCGCACAGCCCGACAGGCTCTGCGCGGCTTCTACGCGTGGGGAGAGCTCGTGCGCGGCTGGGACAACCCCGCGCGGCACCTGCCACCCATCAAGGCACCTCGAGGCGTCGCGCGGCCGGCGCCCGAGCACTCCGTCCGCGTCGGGTTGAGCACCTCCGACGAGCGCGTGCGGCTGATGATCCGCCTCGCCGTGAGCGCCGGCCTGCGCTGCCGCGAGATCTGCCAGGTGCGCACCAGCGACGTCGTGCGCGACCTGGTCGGCTGGTCGCTCATCGTGCACGGCAAGGGCGATAAGCAGCGCCTCGTGCCGCTTTCAGACGCGCTCGCGCACGAGCTCACGGCCTTGCCCGCCGGTTACCTGTTCCCAGGCAGGATCTCCGGCCACCTCTCGCCGAGCCGCGTCAGCGAGCTCATCAGCGACGCGCTGCCACCTGGCGTCACGGCGCACCAGCTGCGCCACCGATACGGCACCCGCGCGTACAACCTCGGCGGGAAGGATCTTCGCGCCGTGCAGACGCTGCTGGGGCACGCCTACAGCACGACAACCGAGATCTACGTCGGTGTGGAGGACGACGCGATCCGTCGAGCGGCGACTGCGGCCGCCGGGTTCTGA
- a CDS encoding collagen-like protein — MTDVIVTLIPRDPIRVTLAQGLPGPKGDPGDRGIQGERGLQGERGLQGERGLQGERGLQGIQGIQGPKGDPGNPTPYELRGTGLPEGVVTAPVGTYYTDTAATNGAVRWVKASGTGTTGWRVVYGDTGERNLDSYLKSPASGTLRWSQVGQFVTLEFFIALTAASGEITNALPAAADAWTHAASRSVPLARGNGVFGVITMNGPGIYSVSSTVTNSLSARIQWRSRTWPTVLPG, encoded by the coding sequence ATGACCGACGTCATCGTCACCCTCATCCCGAGAGACCCCATCCGCGTCACGCTCGCCCAGGGCCTCCCGGGCCCGAAAGGCGACCCCGGAGACCGTGGCATCCAGGGAGAGCGCGGCCTGCAGGGAGAGCGCGGCCTGCAGGGAGAGCGCGGCCTGCAGGGAGAGCGCGGCCTGCAGGGGATTCAGGGAATCCAAGGCCCCAAGGGCGACCCCGGAAACCCTACCCCCTACGAGCTACGCGGCACAGGCCTCCCCGAAGGGGTCGTAACCGCGCCCGTCGGCACCTACTACACCGACACCGCCGCCACGAACGGTGCGGTGCGCTGGGTGAAGGCGAGCGGCACTGGCACCACAGGCTGGCGTGTCGTGTATGGCGACACCGGAGAACGCAACCTCGACAGCTACTTGAAGTCGCCTGCGTCAGGCACTCTCCGATGGAGCCAAGTCGGCCAGTTCGTCACCTTGGAGTTCTTCATCGCCCTCACCGCCGCAAGCGGGGAAATCACCAACGCCCTCCCTGCCGCCGCTGATGCATGGACTCACGCGGCATCCAGGAGCGTGCCCCTCGCGCGTGGTAACGGCGTCTTCGGCGTGATCACGATGAATGGCCCTGGCATCTACAGCGTGAGCAGCACTGTCACCAACAGCCTTTCTGCTCGCATCCAGTGGCGCAGCAGAACTTGGCCCACTGTTCTCCCCGGCTGA
- a CDS encoding DUF7264 domain-containing protein, giving the protein MTDLRTPGRGDLSIYAGDTFTAQLTFQTPTGAPMTLPDTGWTAMVRYQRDSTDGHPITVDTTQAGDGILTLSMPAEVTASIITPTGVWDIQHTDGTTVTTWVTGKVTIIKDVTR; this is encoded by the coding sequence ATGACCGACCTGAGAACGCCCGGCCGCGGAGACCTCAGCATCTACGCCGGCGACACGTTCACCGCGCAACTCACCTTCCAGACGCCCACGGGCGCACCGATGACTCTGCCCGACACCGGATGGACTGCCATGGTGCGCTACCAGCGCGACAGCACCGACGGACACCCCATCACCGTCGACACCACCCAAGCCGGCGACGGCATCCTCACCCTCAGCATGCCCGCCGAGGTCACCGCGAGCATCATCACCCCGACCGGAGTCTGGGATATCCAGCACACCGACGGAACCACAGTCACCACCTGGGTCACCGGGAAGGTAACGATCATCAAGGACGTGACCCGATGA
- a CDS encoding head maturation protease, ClpP-related, with protein sequence MNPHEQLRARLRLIEANAQHPARWNVEQGGGTASLHLYGVVGGFWGEIVASDVVREIDALDVAELHVYINSPGGDVYDGIAIRNALRRSSASIVVHVDGLAASAASFIAAAGDTVVMGENSELMIHDAWTIALGNADELRVVADDLDRISANIAAMYAEKAGGTADDWRALMKAETWYSASEAVTAGLADRVEGAADDTDDDELDVAARFTSPIYAHAGRAAAPAPLPVAAMAATRKEPRMNREQLAAALAAGTITQAQHDDGLRILDAMAAPHAPAAPAAAQPLAPSAGAPGEPVSAEYAAGPTTVPQAGAQVADRPRSLMNVAREAADLIQARASIHEVIANINNALTNVVPANDAGEAFLQPANVGEVWQAVPEGRPHVDALGGPKPLTAPKIEGWKWTIPTPVLQAYAGNLAEVPTGAWATQKVEETPSRWAFGNKVDRIYTDLGSADLIASLIAILRRGHGPVSDNAVAADLIAGATALTGTAPATLIDAITRTFLQLKKIGAAPTQFWMGEAAFTDFAKLKVSDLPAWIANATGFVELDGRTSLANVFDVDVDFQLAAQGFLALDKRAADVYETPIFQVEAVDVAHGGADIGLFTYGGTFLNDARGIVKATITPVP encoded by the coding sequence ATGAACCCTCACGAACAACTCCGCGCACGTCTGCGACTGATCGAAGCGAACGCGCAGCATCCCGCCCGCTGGAACGTCGAGCAGGGCGGCGGCACCGCCAGCCTGCACCTTTACGGCGTCGTCGGCGGATTCTGGGGCGAGATCGTCGCATCCGACGTCGTCCGCGAGATCGACGCCCTTGACGTCGCAGAGCTGCACGTCTACATCAACTCCCCCGGCGGCGACGTCTACGACGGCATCGCGATCCGCAACGCCCTGCGCCGCAGCTCCGCCAGCATCGTCGTGCACGTCGACGGGCTCGCCGCCAGCGCCGCCAGCTTCATCGCCGCCGCCGGCGACACCGTCGTCATGGGCGAGAACTCCGAGCTCATGATCCACGACGCGTGGACGATCGCACTCGGCAACGCCGACGAGCTCCGCGTCGTCGCCGACGATCTCGACCGCATCAGCGCCAACATCGCCGCCATGTACGCCGAGAAGGCCGGCGGCACCGCCGACGACTGGCGCGCGCTGATGAAGGCCGAGACCTGGTACTCGGCATCCGAAGCCGTCACCGCTGGCCTCGCCGACCGCGTCGAAGGCGCAGCCGACGACACCGACGACGACGAGCTGGACGTCGCCGCTCGCTTCACCAGCCCCATCTACGCCCACGCCGGCCGCGCCGCGGCCCCGGCACCCCTCCCCGTAGCCGCCATGGCTGCCACTCGAAAGGAACCCCGCATGAACCGTGAGCAGCTCGCAGCCGCACTGGCCGCCGGCACGATCACCCAGGCGCAGCACGACGACGGCCTGCGCATCCTCGACGCCATGGCCGCGCCGCACGCGCCGGCAGCGCCGGCAGCAGCGCAGCCGCTCGCACCGTCCGCCGGCGCGCCCGGCGAGCCTGTCAGCGCCGAGTACGCCGCTGGCCCGACCACCGTGCCCCAGGCCGGCGCGCAGGTCGCCGATCGCCCGCGCTCACTGATGAACGTCGCCCGCGAGGCTGCCGATCTCATCCAGGCGCGCGCGTCGATCCACGAAGTCATCGCGAACATCAACAACGCGCTGACCAACGTCGTGCCCGCCAACGACGCGGGAGAGGCGTTCCTGCAGCCGGCGAACGTCGGCGAGGTGTGGCAGGCAGTCCCCGAGGGGCGTCCGCACGTCGACGCGCTCGGTGGCCCCAAGCCGCTCACCGCGCCGAAGATCGAGGGCTGGAAGTGGACGATCCCCACGCCGGTCCTGCAGGCGTATGCCGGCAACCTCGCCGAGGTGCCGACCGGCGCATGGGCGACGCAGAAGGTCGAGGAGACCCCGAGCCGCTGGGCGTTCGGCAACAAGGTCGATCGCATCTACACCGACCTCGGCAGCGCGGACCTGATCGCCTCGCTGATCGCGATCCTGCGCCGCGGCCACGGCCCCGTGTCCGACAACGCCGTCGCGGCCGACCTGATCGCCGGCGCCACCGCACTCACCGGCACGGCCCCCGCCACCCTGATCGACGCGATCACACGCACCTTCCTGCAGCTCAAGAAGATCGGCGCGGCCCCCACGCAGTTCTGGATGGGCGAGGCCGCGTTCACCGACTTCGCCAAGCTCAAGGTCAGCGACCTGCCCGCGTGGATCGCGAACGCCACCGGATTCGTCGAGCTCGACGGCCGCACGTCGCTCGCGAACGTGTTCGATGTCGACGTCGACTTCCAGCTCGCCGCGCAGGGTTTCCTCGCGCTCGACAAGCGCGCCGCTGACGTCTACGAGACGCCCATCTTCCAGGTCGAGGCCGTCGACGTCGCCCACGGTGGCGCAGACATCGGCCTGTTCACCTACGGCGGCACGTTCCTCAACGACGCCCGCGGCATCGTCAAGGCCACCATCACCCCCGTTCCGTAA
- a CDS encoding phage portal protein, with protein sequence MTVSNVNQSKPSILSRALAAMAPALSLSIKSPEDWADSSHLIPVDLQSLFGWADASGIQISRRTAMGLDVVAKGRRVLATNLGRMSLVNFKAGARAPLQMAYLQQPEEDRPLAQTLIWTADALYFYPRTWWIVQRRDAYGWPARGGVKLLDRKDAEFDDDGKVIKAWGKPVEARDVIQFDAPDGGLLHDGLKTLRRAVVLDRAASLAEENPVPSVDIHNTGSTKLEADQIRALLASWQAARAKYGAAYSDKSIEVKTLGLDKEQLLLDAQNRMDVKLARQVGIPAWAADVALEGSTLNYQNRASRAWELIDLYLATYTTAIASRLSMNDCTPIGWSTEFDTEVLTRPELKTRFETYEIGLRAGFIDQAWIDAQEGQPMKQLEESPA encoded by the coding sequence ATGACGGTATCCAACGTGAACCAGTCGAAGCCCAGCATCCTGAGCCGCGCCCTCGCCGCCATGGCGCCGGCGCTGTCGCTCTCGATCAAGAGCCCTGAGGACTGGGCTGACAGCAGCCACCTGATCCCCGTCGACCTGCAGTCGCTGTTCGGGTGGGCCGATGCATCCGGCATCCAGATCAGCCGCCGCACGGCGATGGGCCTCGACGTCGTCGCCAAGGGCCGGCGCGTGCTCGCCACCAACCTCGGCCGCATGAGCCTGGTGAACTTCAAGGCCGGCGCCCGCGCCCCGCTGCAGATGGCCTACCTGCAGCAGCCCGAGGAAGACCGCCCGCTCGCGCAGACGCTCATCTGGACGGCCGACGCCCTGTACTTCTACCCGCGCACCTGGTGGATCGTCCAGCGCCGCGACGCCTACGGGTGGCCGGCACGTGGCGGCGTGAAGCTGCTCGACCGCAAGGATGCCGAGTTCGACGACGACGGCAAGGTCATCAAGGCCTGGGGCAAGCCCGTCGAGGCGCGCGACGTCATCCAGTTCGACGCCCCCGACGGCGGCCTGCTGCACGACGGACTCAAGACCCTGCGCCGCGCCGTCGTCCTCGACCGCGCGGCCAGCCTCGCCGAAGAGAACCCCGTCCCGTCCGTCGACATCCACAACACCGGTTCCACGAAGCTCGAGGCCGACCAGATCCGTGCGCTGCTCGCCAGCTGGCAGGCAGCCCGCGCGAAGTACGGCGCGGCGTACTCGGACAAGTCGATCGAGGTCAAGACTCTCGGTCTCGACAAGGAGCAGCTGCTGCTCGACGCGCAGAACCGCATGGACGTCAAGCTCGCCCGCCAGGTCGGCATCCCCGCCTGGGCCGCCGACGTGGCGCTCGAGGGATCGACGCTGAACTACCAGAACCGCGCCAGCCGCGCGTGGGAGCTCATCGACCTGTACCTCGCCACGTACACGACCGCGATCGCATCGCGCCTGTCGATGAACGACTGCACGCCGATCGGCTGGTCGACCGAGTTCGACACTGAGGTCCTCACCCGACCCGAGCTCAAGACCAGGTTCGAGACGTACGAGATCGGCCTGCGCGCCGGGTTCATCGACCAAGCGTGGATCGACGCACAGGAAGGCCAGCCGATGAAGCAGCTCGAGGAGTCCCCCGCATGA
- a CDS encoding terminase large subunit, protein MAGGAAVTWSGFTYATPRDPSRPSRGAKIAELARMLGWEPMPWQQHVWDVATELDERGNYVYEKVFVTVPRQSGKTTLFGPVELQRAVEFPGSKVYFTAQTGDDARTLLKNLISRVEASPLSRFFDGKRSAAQTGMVTPKGSEIWAFPPKPEKIHGKTPVLVGIDEIWTLDDVQAKGLITDGIEPAQRTLYGKRQIWYLSTAGTAESTFMKRQVQIGRRSVTEPGSHPRFAYFEASLPDDADPYDREAFAAFHPAVGYTQDVDDLFALVDGTVPEEERVDHSTWLRAYCNRWTESREVLIPDWDELADETLEARWADVAISWEVAHDNQMGAIVATWRADDETICTRVVHAAPGTQWMEDLLVKIHALAPAAFGADDGGPTRRLNDRLRLRLGDDEITTLGMKDFGVACETWLTAARDEKQLLHDGSRTLAHGVAFLVMKRQGEVTRFSRADAAGPIASAVALWLYDHRDAPSWTPTTSY, encoded by the coding sequence GTGGCTGGCGGCGCAGCAGTGACCTGGTCGGGGTTCACCTACGCGACGCCCCGCGACCCGTCGCGGCCGTCGCGCGGCGCGAAGATCGCCGAGCTCGCGCGGATGCTCGGATGGGAGCCGATGCCCTGGCAGCAGCACGTCTGGGACGTCGCCACCGAGCTCGACGAGCGCGGCAACTACGTCTACGAGAAAGTCTTCGTGACAGTCCCGCGCCAGTCCGGCAAGACCACGCTCTTCGGCCCCGTCGAGTTGCAGCGGGCCGTCGAATTTCCCGGCTCCAAGGTGTACTTCACGGCGCAGACCGGCGACGACGCGCGCACGCTGCTCAAGAACCTGATCTCACGCGTCGAGGCCAGCCCGCTCAGCCGATTCTTCGACGGCAAGCGCAGCGCCGCTCAGACCGGCATGGTGACGCCGAAGGGCTCCGAGATCTGGGCGTTCCCGCCCAAGCCTGAGAAGATCCACGGCAAGACCCCGGTGCTCGTCGGCATCGACGAGATCTGGACGCTCGACGATGTTCAGGCCAAGGGCCTGATCACAGACGGCATAGAGCCCGCGCAGCGCACGCTCTACGGCAAGCGCCAGATCTGGTACCTGTCGACAGCCGGAACCGCCGAGTCGACCTTCATGAAGCGCCAGGTTCAGATCGGCCGGCGCAGCGTCACAGAGCCCGGATCTCATCCCCGGTTCGCGTACTTCGAGGCCAGCCTGCCCGACGACGCCGACCCATACGACCGCGAGGCATTCGCCGCGTTCCACCCAGCCGTCGGCTACACGCAGGACGTTGACGACCTCTTCGCGCTCGTCGACGGCACCGTGCCCGAAGAGGAGCGCGTCGACCACTCGACGTGGCTCCGCGCCTACTGCAACCGCTGGACGGAGTCTCGCGAGGTGCTCATCCCCGACTGGGACGAGCTCGCCGACGAGACGCTCGAGGCGCGCTGGGCCGACGTCGCGATCTCGTGGGAAGTCGCGCACGACAACCAGATGGGCGCAATCGTAGCGACCTGGCGCGCAGACGACGAGACGATCTGCACCCGCGTCGTGCACGCAGCACCCGGCACCCAGTGGATGGAAGACCTGCTCGTCAAGATCCATGCGCTCGCGCCGGCCGCGTTCGGCGCCGACGACGGTGGCCCGACCCGACGTCTGAACGACAGGCTCCGCCTGCGCCTCGGCGACGACGAGATCACGACGCTCGGCATGAAGGACTTTGGCGTCGCGTGCGAGACGTGGCTCACCGCCGCCCGCGACGAGAAGCAGCTGCTGCACGACGGGTCGCGCACTCTCGCCCACGGCGTTGCGTTCCTCGTCATGAAGCGGCAGGGCGAGGTCACGCGATTCAGTCGCGCCGACGCCGCCGGCCCCATCGCATCCGCCGTCGCGCTGTGGCTCTATGACCACCGTGACGCGCCGTCCTGGACACCCACCACGAGCTACTGA
- a CDS encoding HNH endonuclease: MIQHGPGTYADPSLPAESWGGRKAQQYVELTLLTYGDICINCGLPGSNSADHVIPRSKGGAVYDIDNLGPSHRRCNYSRQDKPLRPVGIPVESGLAFFKT, encoded by the coding sequence ATGATCCAGCACGGCCCCGGCACCTACGCCGACCCGAGCCTGCCCGCCGAGTCGTGGGGTGGGCGGAAGGCGCAGCAGTACGTCGAGCTCACGCTGCTGACGTACGGCGACATCTGCATCAACTGCGGACTGCCCGGGTCGAACAGCGCCGACCACGTCATCCCTCGCAGCAAGGGCGGCGCGGTCTACGACATCGACAACCTCGGCCCCAGCCACCGCCGCTGCAACTACAGCAGGCAGGACAAACCGCTCAGGCCCGTCGGCATCCCCGTCGAGAGCGGACTCGCGTTCTTTAAGACGTGA
- a CDS encoding helix-turn-helix domain-containing protein, with product MSIESIAIALHHSRATGAAKLVLVGIANHDGDGGAWPSVATLSRYAGVTPRGAQKAVQKLEQLHEIRRHVQRGGDAFTADPQRPNLYEFLLTCPPDCDRSSKHRTRNSGIQTELSTGVNPSSPGEPQFVGRANPSSPKPSTNHPSTTEKKSHVGERARAACGHELIDERHCDRGCPAPRVIGAAA from the coding sequence GTGAGCATCGAATCCATCGCGATCGCGCTGCACCATTCGAGGGCAACGGGCGCTGCCAAGCTCGTGCTCGTCGGCATCGCGAACCACGATGGCGACGGGGGTGCGTGGCCCTCAGTGGCCACGCTCTCCCGGTACGCCGGCGTGACACCGCGCGGCGCCCAGAAGGCCGTGCAGAAGCTCGAGCAACTGCACGAGATCCGCCGCCACGTACAGCGCGGCGGCGACGCCTTCACCGCCGACCCTCAGCGTCCGAACCTCTACGAGTTCCTGCTCACGTGCCCTCCCGACTGCGACCGGTCGAGCAAGCACCGAACGCGAAACTCGGGCATTCAGACGGAGCTATCAACAGGGGTGAACCCCAGTTCACCCGGTGAACCCCAGTTCGTAGGGCGGGCGAACCCCAGTTCGCCCAAACCGTCCACTAACCACCCCTCTACCACTGAGAAGAAATCTCACGTTGGTGAGCGTGCGCGCGCCGCGTGCGGGCACGAGCTCATCGACGAGCGCCACTGCGATCGCGGATGCCCCGCGCCGCGAGTGATCGGAGCAGCAGCATGA
- a CDS encoding helix-turn-helix transcriptional regulator, with the protein MLNVENVTVAGRLKVSRFAVGLDQSQMAALLGVSRTTVSSWERGMTEPNVSQFIGWARITKQPVDQLIDGLPGCTPRDLNPEPTD; encoded by the coding sequence ATGTTGAATGTCGAGAATGTGACGGTGGCGGGACGCCTGAAGGTGTCGCGCTTCGCGGTCGGGCTGGATCAGAGCCAGATGGCGGCACTGCTGGGCGTCTCGCGCACGACCGTGTCGAGCTGGGAGCGCGGCATGACGGAGCCGAACGTGTCGCAGTTCATCGGCTGGGCGCGCATAACGAAGCAGCCCGTCGATCAACTGATCGACGGGCTGCCGGGGTGCACCCCCAGGGACTTGAACCCTGAACCCACTGATTAA
- a CDS encoding LOG family protein encodes MRRTRGRVVDVDTLEDFDRRLAEGARSLSGWRMRALDLTERGPALRSVDVAESLFLGCRLTLADEASVRARGAVVFPALPGIPIDTYRTTLYTPSDLFGAAGYVESLDARTYAWSQRETSRDAALAQSLHDHSIDLALADWVSHRRLIGVMGGHGVARGSRAYADGAELGQRLSQTLTVATGGGPGAMEAVNLGGYLAGRDPDAREHALAMLATAPGFAPSIAAWAEAAFAVRDEFPSGGESLGIPTWHYGHEPPNPFASAIAKYFRNAQREAILLEVCQAGIVFLPGAGGTVQEIFQDACENFYADESSVAPMILVGRAYWTEHYPAWPLLQALAKGRPMERHVHLVDTVLDAADLASSGA; translated from the coding sequence ATGAGAAGAACGCGCGGCCGTGTCGTCGACGTCGACACGCTCGAGGATTTCGATCGGCGCCTCGCGGAAGGCGCCCGATCGCTCTCCGGCTGGCGGATGCGGGCACTCGATCTCACCGAGCGGGGCCCCGCGCTGCGTTCGGTCGACGTCGCCGAATCGCTCTTCCTCGGCTGCCGTCTGACTCTCGCCGATGAGGCGTCGGTGCGGGCACGCGGCGCGGTCGTGTTCCCGGCGCTGCCCGGCATCCCGATCGACACCTACCGCACCACGCTGTATACCCCGTCCGATCTCTTCGGAGCGGCCGGCTACGTAGAGAGCCTCGATGCACGCACCTACGCCTGGTCGCAGCGCGAGACCTCGCGGGATGCAGCCCTTGCTCAGTCGCTGCACGATCACAGCATCGATCTGGCGCTCGCCGACTGGGTCTCGCACAGGCGGCTGATCGGGGTGATGGGCGGACACGGCGTCGCGCGCGGCAGTCGCGCATACGCCGACGGGGCGGAGCTCGGACAGCGCCTGTCGCAGACGCTGACGGTCGCGACGGGCGGAGGACCGGGCGCAATGGAGGCGGTGAACCTGGGCGGCTATCTGGCGGGTCGGGACCCGGATGCCAGGGAGCACGCACTGGCGATGCTCGCGACTGCGCCCGGATTCGCGCCGAGCATCGCCGCATGGGCCGAGGCGGCGTTCGCGGTGCGGGATGAGTTCCCGAGCGGGGGCGAATCCCTCGGCATCCCGACCTGGCATTACGGGCACGAACCGCCGAACCCGTTCGCCAGCGCGATCGCGAAGTACTTCCGCAACGCGCAGCGCGAGGCGATCCTGCTCGAGGTGTGCCAGGCGGGCATCGTGTTCCTCCCCGGTGCGGGCGGCACCGTGCAGGAGATCTTCCAGGACGCGTGCGAGAACTTCTACGCCGATGAGTCGTCGGTGGCTCCCATGATCCTGGTCGGTCGCGCGTACTGGACCGAGCACTACCCCGCCTGGCCGCTGCTCCAGGCACTGGCGAAGGGTAGGCCGATGGAACGTCATGTGCACCTGGTCGACACCGTGCTGGATGCCGCCGATCTGGCATCCAGCGGCGCCTGA
- a CDS encoding YbaK/EbsC family protein, producing MTSPDTLPPRSRIVHDRLAEAGIDARILVLPDSARTAALAADAIGCHVGAIANSLVLVADGEPILVMTSGAHRVEFGVLAGQIGADTVAMAPPAVVRESTGQVIGGVAPVGHPTPLPTYVDEDLRGFDEVWTAGGTPETVMPLTFAQLVEVTGGRLVRVA from the coding sequence GTGACCTCCCCAGACACGCTCCCACCGCGCAGCCGCATCGTGCACGACCGCCTCGCCGAGGCGGGGATCGATGCGCGCATCCTCGTGCTCCCCGATTCGGCTCGGACCGCCGCGCTGGCGGCTGACGCCATCGGATGCCACGTCGGCGCGATCGCGAACAGTCTGGTGCTGGTCGCCGACGGCGAGCCGATCCTCGTGATGACCAGCGGAGCCCATCGGGTCGAGTTCGGTGTCCTCGCCGGGCAGATCGGCGCGGACACCGTGGCCATGGCGCCGCCGGCCGTGGTCAGGGAGTCGACGGGGCAGGTCATCGGCGGGGTCGCCCCCGTCGGGCATCCCACGCCGCTTCCGACCTACGTCGACGAGGATCTGCGCGGGTTCGACGAGGTGTGGACGGCGGGCGGCACGCCCGAGACGGTCATGCCGCTCACCTTCGCGCAGCTGGTCGAGGTGACCGGCGGGAGGCTCGTGCGCGTCGCGTGA